Part of the Onthophagus taurus isolate NC chromosome 11, IU_Otau_3.0, whole genome shotgun sequence genome is shown below.
ttttaaataaattttacttcaagcaattaaataaaagcaattcaattattaattaattaattatgttttaaaagtaataataatttaaaaatataactaattttaaatcaattaatatacGCCATCTATCGTTATAAATCGTAACTATTAGAACTGtcaaataatttgaattaaaagaagATTTTACTTACTTGAAAGAGATAAGATCAGGTTTTCCATTTCCAGCTTtactttttcttaatttataaatttcctTTGAAACCCTCCTTAACATTTTATCAACTTTCTTTTCTTCAGCGGTCCTCAttaacttttcattttcagCTTGGGCgaccaaattttgaaattgtctATCTTCAAGAACCCAAGCGGCGATTTCGGTGTCGCCTTGTTCTTTTGCTGCTTCAAGTCGATTTTTTAACTCCCTCAATCGTACCAATTCCGCGTTCAAAATGTGCAATCGGGTCTGTTGCGCTTGCAGATCCAATTCTAAATCTAACGAAGTTCTCGATGTTGGTGGCATGTGACTTCTTCCACTTTCTGAAGATTTCGTTTGGGTGGAAAGTGTTGCTAAAGAACCCGATTGTTTCCTAAATCTTAATGATCGTCTTTCCACGGCGTTTCTTTGGAAAGGATTTGTTCCTTTTCTATACAAAGGCATTGCGCTGTCGCTGTCGCTTCGATTTAATTTACATATGTAGGGATTTTTTGAAACAGCTGGCGAAAACGTTTGTGATCTTTTGATATGTCTTTCATCTATCCCGGATGCGTTAATTTTCATCTGTTTTGCGTGTTCGGGATAAAAAGCGCACTCGGTGTTAGTTTGtttatctaaatatttttctttttcttcgtcACAATCTTCAACAACAACTTCTAAAGGATCATTTGGGCGAAATTCAACCGTTATTCCTTCTTCCTCCTCTTCattttcatcttcttcttcctcctcATCAGAATCATCATCTTCGTAATcgaaaaggtttggatttaaATCTGGGAGGAGAAGATCTTTTTGGAAACCTGCACAATCTTGATTTCTCGTTAACGTTGACGTTTGAGATGAAATTATAGTTGAGTCATCTGAACTTTCTTCTTTGGTGCCGAATTGTTGATGATGCGTTGAATGGTATTTATAAGTTAAGTCAGGTTCTGGTCGCGAAAGATCTTCCGATTCAGGTTTTATATCTTCGTTTGGCGTTTCCATGAAATGGAGACCGAGAATGTTGTACCACTTCGATGATGGACTTTGCGGGTTGAAATCTGCTAAACTAACTTGGGCACAACCAATACATTTTTCTTGTTGACCACCGATTCGGCCCCAAACGTTCATTTGCAAAGTTTTCGTGTAAATTTTATTCGCTGctattgtaaaattaaaaacatcccCGAAAATGGGTTTTCTTAAATCTCGCACTGATCTCGTACAACAAACCGATGTCGAACAAGGTGCTGAAGGCAACAAAGCTATTTTAATATACACTTCTGAATCGTCAGCGATCAGTAACGCTGCTAGATTTCTTCCTCTTTCTATACAAATACTCAATGTTGATTCAGCGGTTGTATacttaactttaatttgaacTTGTGCTGTATCGGAATCATCTCCGCCGAATAATCCGGATAATCTTTTACGATTCGAAGCTTCAAAAACACCTGAATCACCAGCAACCGATTCATCGCTAACAGCGGCGGAAACTGATCGGGTGTTTGTTCCGGATGACGATGTTCTTGAAAGAGTTGCTCCTTGAAGTCCTTCATCTTGATCGAGAGTTGGCGGGGGTGTTTCAGAAATTGGGGAAAGTTGAGGATCACCAGAACTTTCGTACGATAATCTAGACGGCCTTCCTAAGCCACTACCTTGAGACATATTACTGATATTACCACCTTCTAAAAGGTCTGTAAATGGGGTTAATGACGAAATAATTGGAAGTCGCGATGGGAATAAATTTTGATGGAATTCCGATTCTTTACGATCTCTTTCGATTTGTTCGTAGGATGGTGGCGGTATCATACACGGTAAATTTTCGTACATGGGTGAGACGGGTGGTGAAACTGATGATAAAGAACTTCTCGGCGATAAAGATGGTTGTGATCGACCTGGAGATGGTGTGTTAACTTGCGACGAGTCGTTTCCTTTTAATAAACGTTCGACTCTTCGATGTAAATCGGCCATATCAACCGGTTTATCCATGTTAACCGCCATACATTGAGGACCACCGTAAATATCCGTAAAACTCAAACCGGAACTTAACGATCCTTTGCTACTGGTTGTAGACAACGATCCAAGACTAGAACTACTACTAACCGATAACGTACTCGCCGATAACGTTTTTAATTGTGACTCTAATTGCGTCATAGCTCTTAAAGCATCTCTTAAttgttgtaataataattgtttttcttcGTGTAATCTTAATCTATCAGCGATTGCCCTGTTACTAATTTCAATCGCTTTGTTAAGATCTTCTTCTAATCTTTTACACTCTAATTGGATATCACACATTTCTTCTTTCGATCTAGTTCTTGGTGTTATGCTTCTTAATTCTCTTAGTAGttgttctttttcttgaaataataataaacgatcTTTATCGGATTCTTCTTGTCCCGGTTGTACTTTCTCCTCCAAATCGGCtaatttttgttgaatcatTTGCACCTTTTTCCTCGCCTCATCATATTCCAATCGCATCTTTGCCATTTCCGCTAATCTTGTTCCTATCGGTAATAATTCACAGGATAAATCCGTTTGTGAGGCGgtacttaatttttcttgggGTAAACTTAGCGTTGAAGCGTCGGGCGAACTTTCGCAAAGTTGCAACCTTGTCATTTCATCTTTTAATTTCGCCAAACTTTGCATTAAATCAGCTTTTTCTTTCTCCCCGGACGATAAAGATTTTTGGATGTTTCTTAATTCGTTCATTATCGCTTGAGCTTCCGTTATGCTATAAAACATTCCTTGGTTTCGACTCAATTTTTGACCGACACTCGTTAACGTATCAACCCCTCTTTGTGTGTACGTCACTTCGTTTTTGATTTGTTCCAATTCCGATTTTAATCGAGAAACTCTATTTCTGGCCATTGCCACGTCCGATTTTAGAAGATCCGGATCGTATTTTGTGCTAACGCTACTCGTTGATGAACACACTAAAGATGTTTCAAAagagattttattaatttaataattttttgattactttAAATAACTTACGGCTTGTTCTAGATGTGGTGAGTGTTGCTAAGGCATTGTTAAGATGATTGTATTCGTCTTCGGCGATGGTGAGCCGTTGGGATTTTACGTTGTAAATGTCTTTTTTGGcctaaaacaaaaacaagaatttaGTAACGTTATTTACCTGGAAAATTAAgggtcaaaaaaaatttaaattataactgGATTTATCGACGACCTCGTAAAGGGGGGGCATTTTAAGCAGGACCTCGCGATGGAATCACgtgttaaaacttttttgtcacAACTTACAAATCCGTAAGGATATCGAGGTGCATAAACAGCGTTTCCTCTCCTATAAGCACCGGGTTCGAGGGGAATCCCCACGTCGGCAACGACGTAAGAAGCGGGAAGAGTGCTGTAAGCCGGTCGCGGATGAAcatttttcgttaatttttcaACGTCGAAGACACCGGGAAGCGTGTGGACCCGGAGGGCGTAGGCGTCGCTGTCGAGAGGAAGACGAACGTAGCACAAGGGCCACATCCTGTCCCTCTGGAGGGCCGTGTCGTACTGAAGAAGAGCCGAACGCGCGGGCCTCGTGGGGCCCCTCTCGAGTAGCGGCCTTGGAATGTCCTTCGCACCCCGAGGGGCATACGGGGACGAGAGGTTGGGCCCTCGGCCCGGGCCACTTCTCTAATTTCCGTGTgcattcttcttcttctgctTCTTCAACACCGAAAGCAGCTcaagatatatttatatttttttatcacgCTCATcgagataaaataaaattttttaaagaaagttgTAACTAAAATTGTGTATGTGCCAATTTTCACGTCATCATCAACGCAAATTTAGTCAGAGATGAGATTTATACAAAGTCGATAACGAAATTTTGTACTTTGAActgtttttgttaattataattgagttaaaaatagaaatttgatttttttttgtatttataacagaaaaaattattaattagaaatcaaaaattttgaacacttcgttattgatattaataaatcaataattattaatcggttcaaattctattaatttagtgtttttatttacaaagtaTATTgattcaaaacaaatttttttagttagttTATACCAGATTTAAAGTACTCtgttattataaaagattATATCTAACAGATTAGCTATTGAGGATCAACTCATAATCATCTAATTAGAtgatgaaatgaaataaaattaaatgaaatgaaaagaaagagTTAATATCCTCAACCACGTTGTTTTCGGGGCAGCTGCGCATTCCAGAACGCGGACACAGGCGGAGGAACcgcgacgacgacgacgaagaAATGGGTAAGGAGTTGTAGGGGAAGCGGGGGTGTATGAGAAGCTTGGTCCgaagcaaaacaaaagcgCGGGCCCCAAAACATATAATAACATTCGGCGAACGAAGAACGGACGGATGGACGAACAACCGAGGGGGCCGAGCTGAAGAGACAACGGGACGCTGGAAGAATGCGAGCGAGCGAGCGCCCCGGGAGGGGGCCGCTAATATGCTCTCGCGCGCGGAGTTATGGAATGCGGACCCGTCGTTGTGGGAGAAGAAGAGGCGGTAGCGGCACGCGCGCATTCTACCAAAAAGAATGTGTCATTTCTTGGGAAGATATAAAACGAAAATGTAATTTGTACGGATAAaagaaagttatttaatttgaatttggtTGTTTGTGCATCTTCACGCAGTCAAATCGTTTATGCCATTGTTATTCATCGGACTTAATTCGTTGTCAACGGCTGGGGGGCCGCGCCCTACCGTACTAAATTCTCCCCATCGCATTCCACACATTCATACCAAGTTCTTTAAAAACCATCCCCTTTAAATCGTCTCAACACCAAAAAATAACACTCAAAacgtattaaaaataatttttcaactttGTTATATGTACTCTTCGCGTGCGTCCTAATATGTTGTTCCTCGGCTGTCTCTTTCCGTAACAACCTGTTGAGGCGAGCGGGACCCCCAGGCTTGGGTAGAAAGAAGGAAGAAGAAGGGGGGAAGAAGGTAAAAGATGATGATGAGGGAAGGAAGGGGGGACCATCGTCGTAAGCGGTGGAATGCGCGTTCGGCGCGCATCGGCGTCGATCGGTGGAATGCAATGCAACGGCGGGCCGCCGCTGGATCGTGCGGCGTAACACAGGTAGCTACTGCAACACAAGGATCCGTCCGATTTTCGCCCTCTCCCCCCCGCGCGAGCAGACCCCTCCGGTTCAGAGTCGGGCATCTGCGCGCGCGATCCAAGGGGGATTCGAAGAGTAACGACAGAAGGACCTCAGATGACAATCCCCATTAATTGTGTGCGCCCAAA
Proteins encoded:
- the LOC111415972 gene encoding protein kibra isoform X2, with translation MWPLCYVRLPLDSDAYALRVHTLPGVFDVEKLTKNVHPRPAYSTLPASYVVADVGIPLEPGAYRRGNAVYAPRYPYGFAKKDIYNVKSQRLTIAEDEYNHLNNALATLTTSRTSLCSSTSSVSTKYDPDLLKSDVAMARNRVSRLKSELEQIKNEVTYTQRGVDTLTSVGQKLSRNQGMFYSITEAQAIMNELRNIQKSLSSGEKEKADLMQSLAKLKDEMTRLQLCESSPDASTLSLPQEKLSTASQTDLSCELLPIGTRLAEMAKMRLEYDEARKKVQMIQQKLADLEEKVQPGQEESDKDRLLLFQEKEQLLRELRSITPRTRSKEEMCDIQLECKRLEEDLNKAIEISNRAIADRLRLHEEKQLLLQQLRDALRAMTQLESQLKTLSASTLSVSSSSSLGSLSTTSSKGSLSSGLSFTDIYGGPQCMAVNMDKPVDMADLHRRVERLLKGNDSSQVNTPSPGRSQPSLSPRSSLSSVSPPVSPMYENLPCMIPPPSYEQIERDRKESEFHQNLFPSRLPIISSLTPFTDLLEGGNISNMSQGSGLGRPSRLSYESSGDPQLSPISETPPPTLDQDEGLQGATLSRTSSSGTNTRSVSAAVSDESVAGDSGVFEASNRKRLSGLFGGDDSDTAQVQIKVKYTTAESTLSICIERGRNLAALLIADDSEVYIKIALLPSAPCSTSVCCTRSVRDLRKPIFGDVFNFTIAANKIYTKTLQMNVWGRIGGQQEKCIGCAQVSLADFNPQSPSSKWYNILGLHFMETPNEDIKPESEDLSRPEPDLTYKYHSTHHQQFGTKEESSDDSTIISSQTSTLTRNQDCAGFQKDLLLPDLNPNLFDYEDDDSDEEEEEDENEEEEEGITVEFRPNDPLEVVVEDCDEEKEKYLDKQTNTECAFYPEHAKQMKINASGIDERHIKRSQTFSPAVSKNPYICKLNRSDSDSAMPLYRKGTNPFQRNAVERRSLRFRKQSGSLATLSTQTKSSESGRSHMPPTSRTSLDLELDLQAQQTRLHILNAELVRLRELKNRLEAAKEQGDTEIAAWVLEDRQFQNLVAQAENEKLMRTAEEKKVDKMLRRVSKEIYKLRKSKAGNGKPDLISFKEKMAFFTRINTTVPILPPEQSEDNSKPPEEINNQYSKSEGKSEEKSVEISSSTRYEYVVDRALGVEV
- the LOC111415972 gene encoding protein kibra isoform X1 — encoded protein: MPKARNGLLPLPDGWDVARDYDGKVYFIDHNSKKTTWIDPRDRFTKPQTFADCIGNELPVGWEEAYDGQIGHYYINHVNETTQLEDPREEWRAIQEAMLRDYLEIAQYVLEAKKDIYNVKSQRLTIAEDEYNHLNNALATLTTSRTSLCSSTSSVSTKYDPDLLKSDVAMARNRVSRLKSELEQIKNEVTYTQRGVDTLTSVGQKLSRNQGMFYSITEAQAIMNELRNIQKSLSSGEKEKADLMQSLAKLKDEMTRLQLCESSPDASTLSLPQEKLSTASQTDLSCELLPIGTRLAEMAKMRLEYDEARKKVQMIQQKLADLEEKVQPGQEESDKDRLLLFQEKEQLLRELRSITPRTRSKEEMCDIQLECKRLEEDLNKAIEISNRAIADRLRLHEEKQLLLQQLRDALRAMTQLESQLKTLSASTLSVSSSSSLGSLSTTSSKGSLSSGLSFTDIYGGPQCMAVNMDKPVDMADLHRRVERLLKGNDSSQVNTPSPGRSQPSLSPRSSLSSVSPPVSPMYENLPCMIPPPSYEQIERDRKESEFHQNLFPSRLPIISSLTPFTDLLEGGNISNMSQGSGLGRPSRLSYESSGDPQLSPISETPPPTLDQDEGLQGATLSRTSSSGTNTRSVSAAVSDESVAGDSGVFEASNRKRLSGLFGGDDSDTAQVQIKVKYTTAESTLSICIERGRNLAALLIADDSEVYIKIALLPSAPCSTSVCCTRSVRDLRKPIFGDVFNFTIAANKIYTKTLQMNVWGRIGGQQEKCIGCAQVSLADFNPQSPSSKWYNILGLHFMETPNEDIKPESEDLSRPEPDLTYKYHSTHHQQFGTKEESSDDSTIISSQTSTLTRNQDCAGFQKDLLLPDLNPNLFDYEDDDSDEEEEEDENEEEEEGITVEFRPNDPLEVVVEDCDEEKEKYLDKQTNTECAFYPEHAKQMKINASGIDERHIKRSQTFSPAVSKNPYICKLNRSDSDSAMPLYRKGTNPFQRNAVERRSLRFRKQSGSLATLSTQTKSSESGRSHMPPTSRTSLDLELDLQAQQTRLHILNAELVRLRELKNRLEAAKEQGDTEIAAWVLEDRQFQNLVAQAENEKLMRTAEEKKVDKMLRRVSKEIYKLRKSKAGNGKPDLISFKEKMAFFTRINTTVPILPPEQSEDNSKPPEEINNQYSKSEGKSEEKSVEISSSTRYEYVVDRALGVEV